In the Candidatus Cloacimonadota bacterium genome, GTATTTATTTCCTGAACGAGTTTTCGCAATATCCGGTAATTCGGAAAAGAGAAATTTCCGGATTTATCGAAATAGAAATTTTCTAATTTATATTTTTCTTTGGCTTGTTTTGTTATCAGCATTTGTGTACCTGATGAATAGCAGAAAAATGAAAAGTTTTTCCAACAAATATTTTCAAAATTTGCTTAATTTTATTATAGGATCAATGCCCAGATTACAAATCTTTTTAGCAAGAATATCCTTGATCTCATTATGCCTGGGAACAGCGGATCGTTTATTCAGTTTTGGATTTAGCCACCAGGAATGTCTTGCTTCTTCCCGCAGAAATTTACAGTTATTCTTCCGAAGATATTTTAATAGTGCAGTTCTTTTCATAAAGCAATCGGTTCTTCGCTAAAACCTTCACCTGCTG is a window encoding:
- a CDS encoding addiction module toxin, HicA family, whose translation is MKRTALLKYLRKNNCKFLREEARHSWWLNPKLNKRSAVPRHNEIKDILAKKICNLGIDPIIKLSKF